The Anopheles coluzzii chromosome 2, AcolN3, whole genome shotgun sequence genome window below encodes:
- the LOC120961715 gene encoding putative enoyl-CoA hydratase/isomerase YngF, protein MLCLQSYRFGRNLAKSIPSFLSRGCTTTPESTGTDQQMANPHPEEPIIVEKENNITLIGINRPKVRNAIDSITGRKLSAAIAEFEDDPKADVGVLHGIGGSFCSGYDLSELAGQQEPQQALSIVHQPEGVMGPTRRMIRKPLVCAITGYCVAGGLELALMCDLRVMEENAVLGFFNRRFGVPLIDGGTVRLPALIGLSRALDLILTGRTVTAKEALDIGLVNRVVAVGAGLGQAYNLAMSIAKYPQLCIRHDRDAAYYGTFSAESFEQALEREAANVTVELLQEAKEGADKFRQGIGRGGSFNGIKERKLPDWERAEMKHESKL, encoded by the exons ATGTTGTGCCTGCAAAGCTATCGGTTTGGACGCAATTTAGCTAAAAGTATACCATCATTTCTTTCCCGCGGTTGTACAACCACACCAGAGAGCACTGGAACAGATC AACAAATGGCAAACCCCCACCCGGAAGAACCAATCATCGTCGAGAAGGAAAACAACATCACACTGATCGGTATCAACCGGCCGAAGGTGAGAAATGCCATCGATTCGATAACGGGCCGAAAGCTATCGGCCGCAATAGCAGAGTTCGAGGACGACCCAAAGGCGGACGTCGGTGTGCTGCACGGTATCGGTGGCAGCTTCTGCTCCGGGTACGATCTGAGCGAGCTGGCCGGGCAGCAAGAGCCACAGCAGGCACTGTCGATCGTGCACCAACCGGAAGGTGTGATGGGTCCGACGAGACGCATGATCCGGAAACCGCTGGTCTGTGCCATTACCGGGTACTGTGTGGCCGGTGGGCTGGAGCTGGCGTTGATGTGCGATCTGCGCGTAATGGAGGAGAATGCCGTGCTGGGGTTCTTTAATCGCCGATTCGGCGTTCCATTGATTGACGGCGGCACGGTTCGCCTGCCGGCACTGATCGGGCTTTCCCGGGCGCTGGATCTGATCCTTACCGGTAGGACCGTTACCGCTAAGGAAGCGCTCGACATTGGCCTCGTGAATCGTGTCGTGGCGGTCGGGGCAGGCCTTGGCCAGGCGTACAATCTGGCGATGAGCATTGCTAAGTATCCACAGCTCTGCATCCGGCACGATCGGGATGCCGCGTACTATGGTACGTTTTCGGCGGAATCCTTCGAGCAGGCACTGGAACGGGAGGCAGCGAACGTTACGGTGGAGCTGCTGCAGGAAGCGAAGGAAGGGGCGGACAAATTTCGGCAAGGAATCGGTCGCGGCGGTAGCTTTAACGGAATCAAGGAGCGCAAGCTGCCGGATTGGGAACGGGCGGAGATGAAGCACGAATCGAAGCTTTAG